A single region of the Hyalangium ruber genome encodes:
- a CDS encoding MarR family winged helix-turn-helix transcriptional regulator: protein MPRRKAAEPVSLETLDLGHLALFVGMRVNELVLEELHAAGFEGLRYAHGFVFQHLLGGARSISELAALLEVTQQAASKTVAELEKRGFVEQTASDDARVRRVQLSERGLAAVEKSRAARAELQQRFEQRHGRRAVDEARKLLSLVLASLGGTEAVRTRRVRAPR from the coding sequence ATGCCCCGTCGCAAAGCCGCCGAGCCTGTGTCACTGGAGACCCTGGACCTTGGACACCTCGCCCTCTTCGTGGGGATGCGGGTCAACGAGCTGGTGCTCGAAGAGCTCCACGCCGCGGGCTTCGAGGGCCTGCGCTACGCACACGGCTTCGTCTTCCAGCACCTGCTCGGAGGCGCGAGGTCGATCAGCGAACTGGCGGCGCTGCTCGAGGTGACGCAGCAGGCCGCCTCGAAGACGGTGGCCGAACTCGAGAAGCGGGGCTTCGTGGAGCAGACGGCCTCGGACGACGCGCGCGTGCGCCGGGTGCAACTCTCGGAGCGAGGCCTGGCCGCCGTCGAGAAGAGTCGCGCGGCGCGCGCCGAGCTGCAGCAGCGCTTCGAGCAGCGCCATGGGCGGCGCGCCGTGGACGAGGCGCGGAAGCTGCTCTCGCTCGTGTTGGCCTCACTCGGAGGCACTGAGGCAGTTCGGACCCGCCGGGTCCGCGCGCCGCGCTGA
- a CDS encoding flavin-containing monooxygenase — MAQEVDVVIVGAGISGLASAIYLKQAGIESFVLLEKGGEVGGTWRENTYPGAACDVPSHLYSFSFEPNPHWSHAFSPQAEILEYLKHCARKYGLLPHLRFHAQVNEAEFDEAQGKWTVRTRDGQRFRARALVLGNGALHLPAFPEIAGRERFQGTAFHSAQWRHDYDLTDKTVAVIGTGASAIQFVPQVAARARKLYLFQRNPPWILPRLDKAFSEARRRLFSRVPGLARLYRSALYWNLEWHAVAFLRKTWFTRLIEWVSRRHLEASVPDVALRARLTPRYRLGCKRVLVSDDYYPALNRPNVELVTEGIESIGPRGVRTRDGVEHEVDAIVYGTGFDVAHYLSPIRIVGREGRELNESWNGTPSTYLGITVSGFPNLFLLMGPNTGLGHNSMIFMIEAQARYAVQCIQALRSQDLRWLDVRPGVQAAFTESLREKMRETVWQTGGCRSWYQTPEGHNVTLWPGFTFDYWLRTRQVHLGDYTVRL, encoded by the coding sequence ATGGCTCAGGAAGTGGACGTCGTCATCGTCGGCGCGGGCATCTCGGGGCTGGCGAGCGCGATCTATCTGAAGCAGGCGGGTATCGAGTCCTTCGTGCTCCTGGAGAAGGGGGGCGAGGTGGGCGGTACCTGGCGCGAGAACACCTATCCGGGCGCGGCGTGTGACGTGCCCTCGCACCTCTACTCGTTCTCGTTCGAGCCGAACCCCCACTGGAGTCACGCGTTCTCGCCGCAGGCCGAGATCCTCGAGTACCTGAAGCACTGCGCGCGCAAGTACGGGCTGTTGCCGCATCTGCGCTTCCACGCCCAGGTGAACGAGGCGGAGTTCGACGAGGCCCAGGGGAAGTGGACGGTGCGCACGCGGGACGGGCAGCGGTTCCGGGCCCGGGCGCTGGTGCTGGGCAATGGCGCGCTGCACCTGCCCGCGTTCCCCGAGATCGCCGGGCGTGAGCGCTTCCAGGGCACGGCGTTCCACTCCGCGCAGTGGCGGCACGACTACGATCTCACGGACAAGACCGTGGCGGTGATTGGCACGGGCGCGAGCGCGATCCAGTTCGTGCCCCAGGTGGCCGCCCGGGCGCGCAAGCTCTACCTCTTCCAGCGCAACCCGCCGTGGATCCTCCCCCGGCTCGACAAGGCCTTCAGCGAGGCGCGGCGCAGGCTCTTCTCGCGCGTGCCGGGGCTCGCCCGGCTCTATCGCTCCGCCCTCTACTGGAACCTCGAGTGGCACGCGGTGGCCTTCCTGCGGAAGACCTGGTTCACGCGGCTCATCGAGTGGGTCTCCCGGCGGCACCTGGAGGCGAGCGTTCCCGATGTGGCGCTGCGCGCCCGGCTCACGCCGCGCTATCGCCTGGGGTGCAAGCGCGTGCTCGTGTCGGATGACTACTACCCCGCGCTGAATCGCCCCAACGTGGAACTGGTCACCGAGGGCATCGAGTCGATCGGCCCTCGCGGGGTGCGCACGCGGGATGGTGTCGAGCACGAGGTGGACGCCATCGTGTACGGCACCGGCTTCGATGTGGCGCACTACCTGTCGCCGATCCGCATCGTGGGCCGGGAGGGCCGCGAGCTGAACGAGAGCTGGAACGGCACGCCCAGCACCTATCTGGGCATCACCGTGAGCGGGTTTCCCAACCTCTTCCTGCTGATGGGGCCGAACACCGGGCTCGGCCACAACTCGATGATCTTCATGATCGAGGCGCAGGCGCGCTATGCGGTCCAGTGCATCCAGGCGCTGCGGTCGCAGGATCTGCGCTGGCTCGATGTGCGGCCTGGCGTGCAGGCCGCGTTCACCGAGTCGCTGCGGGAGAAGATGCGCGAGACGGTGTGGCAGACGGGTGGGTGCAGGAGCTGGTACCAGACCCCCGAGGGCCACAACGTCACGCTCTGGCCCGGCTTCACCTTCGACTACTGGCTGCGCACCCGGCAGGTCCACTTGGGCGACTACACGGTCCGCCTCTGA
- a CDS encoding redoxin domain-containing protein — protein sequence MLPSAGVLVLVMTLGALAAPQEAQRFDPPAGPGAMAPNLVASGAEELLLIWLEPEESPAGKPPSHRLRFARWKAGAWEEAVTITRGEALVANWADFPSVARGANGVLVAHWAERSGKSPYAYDVILGRSTDGGKSWRRHGPAHDDKTPTEHGFVSLLEERAGVRAFWLDGRDTAGAEGHEGHGAGAMTLRTAVLGKSLGAGERLDGRVCDCCGTSAAMTSEGPVVVYRNRDVEEVRDIYVIRRAGKGWSPPRPVHADGWKVPGCPVNGPSVVARGRKVAVAWYTYAEDRPRVRLAFSEDAGASFGAPLEVDGARGGRVPIGRVDVALDEDGAALVSWLAAEREQASLFVRRATADGRMGDALHVVKTQSDRQSGFPRMERLGDSLFVAWTEVGSPSHVRVVRLPVAEVPPASSPAETASGPAGFVEPLAPGQPAPEFAAVDLEGTKVSLAGERGRAVLVNLWATWCEPCRFELPELAALHRRHAEAGLRVIGVSVDAQRTPAEIRDFVRKRELPYAFWHDPKNQSSQAFRVEMLPASFLFDRSGTLVWRRLGTVDAKDPELEAAIQRALAKP from the coding sequence ATGCTCCCGTCCGCCGGTGTGCTGGTTCTCGTGATGACCCTGGGCGCTCTCGCGGCGCCGCAAGAGGCCCAGCGGTTCGATCCGCCCGCGGGGCCCGGGGCCATGGCGCCGAACCTCGTGGCCTCCGGAGCGGAGGAGCTCCTGCTTATCTGGCTCGAGCCGGAGGAGTCTCCGGCCGGCAAGCCCCCTTCGCATCGGCTGCGCTTCGCGCGCTGGAAGGCGGGCGCCTGGGAGGAGGCGGTCACCATCACCCGGGGCGAGGCGCTCGTGGCGAACTGGGCGGATTTCCCCTCGGTGGCCCGGGGCGCGAATGGTGTGCTGGTGGCCCACTGGGCCGAGCGCTCCGGGAAGAGTCCCTACGCGTATGACGTCATCCTGGGCCGCTCCACCGATGGAGGGAAGAGCTGGCGGCGGCATGGGCCCGCGCATGACGACAAGACTCCCACCGAGCACGGCTTCGTCTCGCTGCTGGAAGAGCGCGCGGGCGTGCGCGCCTTCTGGCTCGATGGTCGGGACACGGCGGGCGCGGAAGGGCATGAGGGCCACGGCGCGGGAGCGATGACCCTCCGGACCGCCGTGCTCGGCAAGAGCCTGGGGGCAGGGGAGCGGCTCGACGGGCGGGTGTGCGACTGCTGTGGCACCTCCGCGGCGATGACCTCCGAGGGGCCGGTGGTGGTCTACCGGAACAGAGATGTGGAGGAGGTGCGGGACATCTACGTCATCCGCCGCGCGGGCAAGGGCTGGAGCCCGCCGCGTCCGGTGCATGCCGACGGTTGGAAGGTTCCCGGGTGCCCGGTCAACGGGCCCTCGGTGGTGGCGCGCGGGCGCAAGGTCGCGGTCGCCTGGTACACGTACGCCGAAGATCGGCCCCGCGTGCGCCTCGCTTTCTCGGAGGATGCGGGCGCCAGCTTCGGGGCTCCGCTCGAGGTGGATGGAGCGCGCGGAGGGCGTGTCCCGATCGGCCGCGTGGATGTGGCGCTCGACGAGGATGGAGCGGCGCTCGTGAGCTGGTTGGCCGCGGAGCGTGAGCAGGCCTCCCTCTTCGTCCGACGCGCCACGGCGGACGGGCGTATGGGCGACGCGCTGCACGTGGTGAAGACCCAGTCCGACCGACAGAGCGGCTTTCCGCGCATGGAGCGCTTGGGCGACTCGCTCTTCGTGGCGTGGACCGAGGTGGGTTCACCCAGCCACGTGCGTGTCGTGAGGCTTCCGGTGGCGGAGGTCCCTCCCGCCTCCTCGCCGGCCGAGACCGCGTCAGGGCCGGCCGGGTTCGTGGAGCCGCTCGCTCCCGGGCAGCCCGCGCCGGAGTTCGCCGCCGTGGACCTGGAGGGGACGAAGGTCTCGCTGGCGGGCGAGCGGGGGCGCGCCGTGCTGGTGAACCTCTGGGCCACGTGGTGCGAGCCTTGCCGCTTCGAGCTGCCGGAGCTCGCGGCGCTGCACCGGCGCCATGCGGAGGCGGGCCTGCGCGTCATCGGCGTGAGCGTGGATGCGCAGCGGACGCCCGCAGAGATCCGCGACTTCGTCCGCAAGCGCGAGCTGCCGTACGCGTTCTGGCACGACCCGAAGAACCAGTCCTCCCAGGCGTTCCGGGTGGAGATGCTCCCAGCGAGCTTCCTCTTCGACAGGAGCGGCACCCTCGTGTGGCGCCGGCTGGGCACGGTGGACGCCAAGGATCCCGAGCTGGAGGCCGCGATCCAGCGCGCCCTCGCGAAGCCCTGA
- a CDS encoding nuclear transport factor 2 family protein, protein MPSTHLDTALAYLRELEQGATGEALARFFHPEVAYREYPNRLFPSGVSSDLRGMLEASERGQKAVGEQRFTVRHALADGDSVALELDWSGTLKIGRGPLTAGTTLRAAFGVFLTFREGRIHTQHNYDCYEPF, encoded by the coding sequence ATGCCCTCGACGCATCTGGACACCGCGCTGGCCTACCTTCGGGAGTTGGAGCAGGGAGCGACCGGCGAAGCCCTGGCTCGGTTCTTCCACCCCGAGGTGGCCTATCGGGAGTACCCCAACCGGCTCTTCCCCTCGGGGGTGTCGAGCGACCTGCGGGGAATGCTGGAGGCCTCGGAGCGAGGCCAGAAGGCGGTGGGCGAGCAGCGCTTCACCGTGCGCCACGCGCTGGCCGATGGGGATTCGGTGGCCCTGGAGCTCGACTGGAGCGGCACACTGAAGATCGGGCGCGGGCCGCTGACGGCGGGCACGACGCTGCGCGCCGCGTTCGGCGTGTTCCTCACCTTCCGTGAGGGCCGCATCCACACCCAGCACAACTACGATTGCTACGAGCCGTTCTAG